The following coding sequences lie in one Mycobacterium gordonae genomic window:
- a CDS encoding FtsW/RodA/SpoVE family cell cycle protein, translated as MTTTELPAPVAVTPPLPTRRNAELLLLCFAALITIAALFIVEANQERSLHWDLTIYGLGFLTLFGIAHLALRRFAPYTDPLLLPVVALLNGLGLVMIHRLDLVEKQVGRHGHPSAYQQMLWTLVGVTAFALVVTFLKDHRQLARYGYICGLAGLIFLVIPALLPASLSEQNGAKIWIRLPGFSIQPAEFSKILLLIFFSAVLVAKRNLFTSAGKHVLGLTLPRPRDLAPLLAAWVISVGVMVFEKDLGTSLLLYTSFLVVVYLATQRFSWVMLGLVLFAGGSLVAYHLFAHVRVRVQTWLDPFADPDGTGYQMVQALFSFATGGIFGTGLGNGQPDTVPAASTDFIIAAFGEELGLVGLASILMLYTIIIVRGMRTAIATRDSFGKLLAAGLASTLAIQLFIVVGGVTKLIPLTGLTTPWMSYGGSSLLANYVLLGILARISDGARRPLRTRPRKKSPIAAASTEVIERV; from the coding sequence ATGACCACAACGGAACTGCCGGCACCGGTAGCGGTGACACCCCCGTTGCCCACTCGGCGCAATGCCGAGTTGCTGTTGTTGTGTTTCGCCGCCCTGATCACCATTGCGGCGCTGTTCATCGTCGAGGCCAACCAGGAGCGCAGTCTGCACTGGGACCTCACCATCTACGGATTGGGTTTCCTCACCCTGTTCGGTATCGCTCATCTGGCGCTGCGGCGCTTCGCGCCCTACACCGATCCGCTGCTGCTGCCGGTGGTGGCGCTGCTCAACGGGTTGGGCCTGGTGATGATCCACCGTTTGGACCTGGTCGAGAAGCAGGTGGGCCGCCACGGACATCCCAGCGCCTACCAGCAGATGCTGTGGACCCTGGTCGGCGTCACTGCGTTCGCACTGGTGGTGACGTTCTTGAAGGATCACCGCCAGCTCGCGCGCTACGGCTACATCTGCGGTCTGGCGGGTCTGATTTTCCTGGTGATTCCCGCGCTGCTGCCGGCGTCACTGTCCGAGCAGAACGGCGCCAAGATCTGGATTCGGTTGCCGGGCTTCTCGATTCAGCCGGCCGAGTTCTCCAAGATCCTCCTGCTCATCTTCTTTTCCGCGGTGCTGGTGGCCAAGCGAAACTTGTTCACCAGCGCGGGCAAGCACGTGCTGGGGCTGACGCTGCCGCGGCCCCGTGACTTGGCCCCGCTGCTGGCCGCCTGGGTGATCTCGGTGGGTGTGATGGTCTTCGAGAAGGACCTCGGCACATCGCTGCTGCTGTACACGTCGTTTCTAGTGGTCGTCTACCTGGCCACTCAGCGATTCAGCTGGGTGATGCTGGGCCTGGTGCTGTTCGCCGGCGGAAGCCTGGTGGCCTATCACCTGTTCGCGCACGTGCGAGTTCGGGTGCAGACCTGGCTGGACCCGTTCGCCGACCCTGACGGCACCGGGTATCAGATGGTGCAGGCGCTGTTCAGCTTCGCCACCGGCGGCATCTTCGGGACCGGTCTGGGTAACGGCCAGCCCGACACCGTCCCCGCGGCCTCGACCGACTTCATCATCGCCGCGTTCGGAGAGGAGCTGGGTCTGGTCGGCCTGGCCAGCATCCTGATGCTGTACACGATCATCATCGTCCGCGGCATGCGCACCGCGATTGCCACCCGTGACAGCTTCGGCAAGCTTCTGGCCGCAGGTCTTGCCTCCACGCTGGCGATTCAGCTGTTCATCGTCGTAGGCGGGGTCACCAAGCTGATCCCGCTGACCGGTCTGACCACGCCGTGGATGTCCTACGGCGGTTCATCGCTGCTGGCCAACTATGTGCTGCTGGGCATCCTGGCCCGCATCTCCGACGGAGCCCG
- a CDS encoding PP2C family protein-serine/threonine phosphatase, which produces MTLVLRYAARSDRGLVRANNEDSVYAGARLLALADGMGGHAAGEVASQLVIAALAHLDDDEPGGDLLAKLDSAVRSGNAAIAAQVEMEPDLEGMGTTLTAILFAGNRLGLVHIGDSRGYLFRDGELTQITKDDTFVQTLVDEGRITAEEAHSHPQRSLIMRALTGHEVEPTLTMREARAGDRYLLCSDGLSDPVSNETIADALQIPDVAESAYRLIELALRGGGPDNVTVVVADVVDDEFGQTQPILAGAVSGDGDDDQLTLPNTAAGRASAIGPRKGEVTKRAAPQAEPPPKKRWSRRRLTLVIGLTVLVLIAGLVISRLVIRSNYYVADHNGTVAIMQGVQGSLLGFSLHSLHSLGCVNAKDDISEVGAGQPTKDCQLMKVNDLTPSGRASVQSLQLPSGTLDDARKQLRELAKSLKPRCHQGATSAPEPSAPSTNSSGTPEPSYVPSAPASASPSSTTPSAAPTSAPTTTPSTRSSTTPAAPATPSSTTPSSAAPTTETPQQADCRPAA; this is translated from the coding sequence GTGACCCTGGTCCTGCGATATGCCGCCCGCAGCGACCGGGGCCTGGTACGCGCCAACAACGAAGACTCTGTCTACGCCGGCGCACGGCTGTTGGCTCTGGCAGACGGCATGGGTGGCCATGCCGCCGGCGAAGTCGCCTCCCAGTTGGTGATCGCCGCCCTCGCCCACCTCGACGACGACGAGCCCGGCGGCGACCTGCTGGCCAAACTCGACAGCGCCGTGCGGTCCGGCAATGCCGCCATCGCAGCCCAGGTCGAGATGGAGCCTGACCTCGAAGGCATGGGCACCACGCTCACCGCCATCCTGTTCGCGGGCAACCGGCTCGGCCTGGTGCACATCGGCGACTCCCGCGGCTACCTGTTCCGCGACGGTGAGCTCACCCAGATCACCAAGGACGACACCTTCGTCCAGACCCTGGTCGACGAGGGCCGCATCACCGCGGAAGAGGCACACAGCCATCCGCAGCGCTCGCTGATCATGCGGGCGCTGACCGGCCATGAAGTTGAGCCCACCCTGACCATGCGGGAAGCCCGCGCGGGCGACCGTTACCTGCTGTGCTCCGACGGGCTTTCCGACCCGGTCAGCAACGAGACCATTGCCGACGCGCTGCAGATTCCCGACGTGGCCGAAAGCGCGTACCGCCTGATCGAACTGGCGCTGCGCGGTGGCGGCCCCGACAACGTCACGGTCGTCGTCGCCGACGTCGTGGACGACGAGTTCGGTCAGACCCAGCCGATCCTGGCCGGGGCGGTTTCCGGCGACGGCGATGACGACCAGCTGACGCTGCCGAACACCGCGGCGGGTCGCGCCTCTGCCATCGGCCCGCGCAAGGGCGAAGTGACCAAACGGGCTGCGCCGCAGGCCGAGCCGCCACCGAAGAAGCGCTGGTCACGGCGCCGGTTGACGCTTGTCATCGGGCTGACGGTGCTGGTGCTGATCGCCGGCCTGGTGATCAGTCGCCTCGTCATCCGCAGCAACTACTACGTCGCCGACCACAACGGCACCGTTGCGATCATGCAGGGAGTGCAAGGCTCGCTGCTGGGCTTCTCGTTGCACAGCCTTCATTCGTTGGGCTGTGTGAACGCCAAGGACGACATCTCCGAGGTCGGTGCGGGTCAGCCGACCAAGGACTGCCAGTTGATGAAGGTCAACGATCTGACGCCGTCGGGCCGGGCGTCGGTTCAGTCGTTGCAACTCCCCTCCGGCACTCTCGACGACGCCCGTAAGCAGTTGCGCGAGTTGGCCAAGTCGTTGAAACCGCGGTGCCATCAGGGCGCCACCTCGGCGCCCGAGCCGTCGGCCCCGTCGACGAACAGCAGCGGCACACCGGAACCGAGCTATGTGCCGTCCGCACCCGCTTCGGCCTCGCCGTCGTCGACCACCCCCTCCGCGGCGCCGACTTCGGCGCCCACCACCACGCCATCGACGCGCTCCAGCACCACCCCGGCAGCGCCTGCTACGCCGTCGTCGACTACGCCCAGCTCCGCCGCCCCGACGACCGAAACCCCGCAGCAGGCCGATTGCCGACCCGCGGCATGA
- a CDS encoding FHA domain-containing protein FhaB/FipA encodes MQGLVLQLTRAGFLMLLWLFIWSVLRILRTDIYAPTGAVMVRRGLTLRGNLLSPRQRRDTARYLVVTEGALQGARITLSGQPVLIGRADDSTLVLTDDYASTRHARLSQRGSEWYVEDLGSTNGTYLDRAKVTTAVRVPIGTPVRIGKTAIELRP; translated from the coding sequence ATGCAGGGGTTGGTACTGCAACTGACGCGTGCCGGGTTCTTGATGCTGTTATGGCTGTTCATCTGGTCGGTGTTGCGGATCCTGCGTACCGACATCTATGCGCCCACCGGCGCGGTCATGGTGCGTCGCGGGTTGACGCTGCGCGGCAATCTGCTGTCCCCGCGGCAGCGCCGCGACACGGCGCGGTATCTGGTTGTGACTGAGGGGGCGCTGCAGGGCGCTCGGATCACGCTGAGCGGCCAACCGGTGCTCATCGGCCGCGCGGACGACTCAACCTTGGTTTTGACTGACGATTACGCGTCAACTCGGCACGCCAGGCTGTCTCAGCGCGGCTCCGAATGGTATGTGGAAGATCTAGGATCGACCAACGGCACATACCTCGACAGGGCCAAAGTGACAACTGCTGTGCGAGTTCCCATCGGCACGCCGGTTCGGATCGGCAAGACCGCAATAGAGTTGCGCCCGTGA
- a CDS encoding DUF3662 and FHA domain-containing protein, producing MGSQRGLVQRIERKLESTVGDAFARMFGGSIVPQEVEALLRREAADGVRSLQGNRLLAPNEYIITLSVRDFEKLGGDPELTSSAFARYLADYIQEQGWQTYGEVVVRFEQASNLHTGQFRARGTVNPDVEPRPTATDSAQPQSNHAFGAEPGVRPMTDNPGYRGGQGQGRPDEYYDDRYPPRPHEGGQPPYPPEAGGYPPQQGGYPPPPPQGGYGQGGYQDPGGYGQGQAGYGQPQGQSPGQPQGGYDQRGYGEQGGYDQRGYGDQRGYGDQGGYGDQGQSNYAPTYEAPPPAAPQGPPAGGYGSQGGYGQDQGYQQGGYGQPQGGQQGYGGGYGEYGREPARQDEGYGAPSAPPAPPEPQRPSYEQGGGYGQDQGYQQGGYGRQDYGTGDYTQYAEASAPGGYAPQGGYGEPQGYGEPAGREYGDYGQPPAADYGQPPTQDYGQASGGYGGYGQGGYGAVGAQVTLQLDDGSGRTYQLRDGSNIVGRGQDAQFRLPDTGVSRRHLEIRWDGQVALLSDLNSTNGTTVNNAPVQEWQLADGDVIRLGHSEIIVRIH from the coding sequence ATGGGTAGCCAACGAGGGCTGGTTCAGCGCATCGAGCGCAAACTCGAATCAACAGTTGGTGATGCGTTTGCCCGGATGTTCGGGGGATCGATCGTGCCGCAAGAGGTGGAAGCCCTATTGCGCCGCGAGGCTGCCGATGGCGTCCGGTCCCTACAGGGCAATCGCCTTTTGGCACCCAACGAATACATCATTACCCTCAGTGTGCGCGACTTTGAGAAGTTGGGCGGCGACCCGGAGCTCACGTCGAGCGCTTTTGCTCGGTACTTGGCGGACTATATCCAGGAACAGGGGTGGCAAACGTATGGTGAAGTGGTCGTCCGGTTCGAGCAGGCCTCGAACCTGCACACCGGCCAGTTCCGCGCCCGCGGGACTGTCAACCCTGACGTCGAGCCCCGCCCGACGGCTACCGATTCCGCCCAGCCACAATCAAATCATGCGTTTGGCGCAGAACCAGGAGTACGACCGATGACTGACAATCCAGGCTACCGCGGCGGTCAGGGGCAGGGGCGGCCCGACGAGTACTACGACGACCGCTACCCGCCGCGGCCGCATGAGGGTGGCCAGCCGCCGTACCCGCCGGAAGCCGGCGGCTACCCGCCACAGCAGGGCGGCTACCCGCCGCCACCGCCACAGGGTGGCTACGGACAAGGCGGCTACCAGGATCCGGGCGGCTACGGACAGGGCCAGGCCGGCTATGGACAACCTCAAGGTCAATCGCCAGGCCAACCCCAGGGCGGCTACGACCAGCGCGGCTACGGCGAACAGGGCGGCTATGACCAGCGCGGCTATGGCGACCAGCGCGGCTACGGCGACCAGGGCGGCTACGGCGACCAGGGTCAGAGCAACTACGCGCCCACCTACGAGGCACCTCCCCCCGCCGCGCCCCAGGGTCCGCCCGCCGGCGGCTACGGGAGCCAGGGTGGCTACGGCCAGGACCAGGGCTACCAGCAGGGCGGCTACGGTCAGCCGCAAGGTGGCCAGCAGGGCTACGGCGGCGGCTACGGCGAGTACGGCCGCGAGCCCGCCCGTCAGGACGAGGGGTATGGCGCACCCAGCGCCCCACCGGCTCCCCCGGAGCCCCAGCGGCCGTCCTACGAGCAGGGCGGCGGTTACGGCCAGGACCAGGGCTACCAGCAGGGCGGCTACGGTCGTCAGGATTACGGCACCGGGGACTACACCCAGTACGCCGAGGCGTCGGCCCCCGGCGGGTACGCCCCGCAGGGCGGCTACGGCGAGCCGCAAGGCTATGGCGAGCCGGCGGGCCGCGAGTACGGCGATTACGGCCAGCCACCGGCTGCCGACTACGGCCAGCCGCCGACCCAGGATTACGGTCAGGCGAGCGGCGGCTACGGCGGCTACGGTCAGGGCGGCTACGGAGCGGTGGGGGCTCAGGTCACCTTGCAGCTCGACGACGGCAGCGGCCGCACCTACCAGCTGCGTGACGGCTCCAACATCGTCGGTCGCGGCCAGGACGCCCAGTTCCGGCTGCCCGACACCGGTGTGTCACGCCGGCATCTGGAGATCCGCTGGGACGGTCAGGTCGCATTGCTTTCGGACCTGAACTCCACCAACGGCACCACCGTCAACAACGCCCCGGTGCAGGAGTGGCAGCTGGCTGACGGCGACGTCATCCGCCTCGGTCATTCCGAGATCATCGTCCGCATTCACTGA
- a CDS encoding PE family protein: protein MSFLSVSPELLAAAVSDLAGAGTALNAANVAAAGPTAVRLAAGADEVSAAVAALFNGYAQEYQRVGVELSGWYERFAQGLGAAVGAYGSAEALNASPLQVVEQSFWGALNAPTQALLGRPLIGDGADGGPGQAGGSGGLLWGNGGRGGDGLAGQAGGNGGTAGLLGNGGAGGRGGDGAAGGHGGTGGWLFGHGGGGGHGGDAVASVNGGLAGAGGRGGNAVLFGDGGAGGQGGQGRTGADGVNAVATTTAATGTPGDTAIIDGSPGPMIGGNGGPGGDGGVTSIGGTGGSGGQAAVYNAVGDGTGGDGGVGGPGAAGGAGGRGGDATVQFSTAKAGDGGNGGVATAPGGAGGNGGAGGSAIAYEGVRANGGSGAAGGTGAAGASGDAGGAGGNGGAGGNGGLFVGNGGAGGSGGTGGTGGIGAPGGIGGSGGQGGFGGVDTDPPAYTAVFGGSGGSGGTGGPGGIGGVGGDGGSGGSGGRGGLLFGHGGAGGAAGDGGAGGTGGIGGAGGLAGDGGIGTARSGEGRGGVGGDGGDGGTGGTGGDGGSSGTGGIGGAGGLLSGRSGINGTGALGGAGGSGGAGGDLSKGGSGGLGSSGGGAGIRAPNGADGIAGGVGGSGRPG from the coding sequence ATGTCGTTTCTGTCGGTGAGTCCGGAATTGTTGGCTGCGGCGGTGTCGGATTTGGCGGGTGCCGGTACGGCGTTGAATGCGGCGAATGTGGCGGCGGCCGGGCCGACGGCGGTGAGGCTGGCGGCCGGGGCCGACGAGGTGTCGGCCGCCGTCGCGGCGTTGTTCAACGGGTATGCGCAGGAATATCAGCGGGTGGGTGTTGAGCTCTCAGGCTGGTACGAGCGGTTTGCGCAGGGACTGGGTGCGGCGGTAGGGGCCTATGGCAGTGCCGAAGCGCTCAACGCATCGCCGTTGCAGGTGGTGGAGCAGAGTTTCTGGGGGGCGCTCAATGCGCCCACCCAGGCGTTGTTGGGTCGGCCGTTGATCGGTGATGGGGCGGACGGGGGGCCTGGGCAGGCCGGTGGGTCGGGCGGTTTGTTGTGGGGCAACGGAGGCAGGGGCGGCGATGGTCTGGCCGGGCAAGCCGGCGGCAATGGTGGTACCGCGGGACTGTTGGGCAACGGTGGCGCCGGAGGTCGTGGCGGAGACGGCGCGGCCGGCGGTCACGGCGGTACCGGAGGCTGGTTGTTCGGTCATGGTGGCGGGGGTGGGCACGGCGGTGATGCCGTTGCCAGCGTCAATGGTGGGCTGGCCGGTGCTGGGGGCAGGGGCGGCAATGCGGTGCTCTTTGGTGACGGCGGAGCCGGTGGGCAAGGCGGGCAGGGCCGCACCGGGGCCGATGGCGTCAACGCGGTAGCCACCACCACCGCAGCCACCGGCACCCCCGGGGACACCGCGATAATCGACGGCTCTCCGGGCCCGATGATCGGTGGCAACGGCGGCCCTGGTGGGGACGGTGGCGTGACCAGCATTGGCGGCACCGGTGGCTCAGGTGGACAGGCCGCGGTTTACAACGCGGTAGGCGATGGGACCGGTGGCGACGGTGGAGTTGGTGGACCCGGCGCCGCCGGCGGTGCAGGCGGCAGAGGCGGCGACGCGACAGTCCAATTTTCCACCGCCAAGGCGGGCGATGGCGGAAACGGGGGAGTCGCCACCGCACCCGGTGGCGCCGGCGGTAACGGAGGTGCCGGGGGCAGTGCAATTGCTTACGAGGGCGTCCGAGCCAATGGCGGTTCTGGCGCCGCCGGCGGGACCGGTGCTGCCGGCGCGTCCGGCGATGCCGGCGGCGCCGGCGGTAACGGAGGTGCCGGCGGCAATGGCGGGCTGTTCGTGGGCAACGGGGGTGCCGGGGGTTCCGGCGGCACCGGCGGCACAGGCGGAATCGGCGCACCGGGCGGCATTGGTGGCAGCGGAGGTCAAGGAGGCTTCGGGGGTGTGGACACCGACCCGCCCGCCTATACCGCTGTCTTCGGGGGTAGCGGCGGGTCCGGTGGGACCGGCGGGCCCGGTGGGATCGGCGGAGTAGGGGGCGATGGTGGGTCAGGTGGTAGCGGTGGTCGCGGCGGGTTGCTGTTCGGCCATGGTGGTGCCGGGGGCGCGGCTGGTGACGGGGGCGCCGGCGGCACAGGCGGAATCGGCGGCGCGGGCGGCCTGGCAGGCGATGGCGGCATCGGCACGGCCCGCAGTGGTGAGGGCAGGGGTGGGGTTGGTGGTGACGGCGGCGATGGTGGCACCGGGGGAACGGGTGGCGACGGTGGCAGCAGCGGCACCGGCGGGATCGGCGGGGCCGGGGGACTGTTGTCCGGCCGGTCGGGTATCAACGGTACTGGTGCGCTCGGCGGCGCAGGTGGCTCCGGCGGGGCCGGAGGCGACCTGAGTAAGGGCGGCTCCGGCGGCTTAGGCTCCAGCGGCGGAGGGGCAGGCATTCGAGCCCCCAACGGCGCGGACGGTATCGCAGGTGGCGTCGGAGGCTCCGGTCGACCGGGCTGA
- a CDS encoding PE family protein, translating into MSFLSVSPELLAAAVSDLAGAGTALNAANVAAAGPTAVRLAAGADEVSAAVAALFNGYAQEYQRVGVELSGWYELFAQGLGAAVGAYGSAEALNASPLQVVEQSFWGALNAPTQALLGRPLIGDGADGGPGQAGGSGGLLWGNGGRGGDGLAGQAGGNGGTAGLLGNGGAGGRGGDGAAGGHGGTGGWLFGHGGGGGHGGDAVASVNGGLAGAGGRGGNAVLFGDGGAGGQGGQGRTGADGVNAVATTTAATGTAGRDDTLAGASEWTGGDGGPGADGGASATGGAGGVGGEARSDSGASGLVAGGAGGDGGNGVNGGAGGHGGDARSFRGVAQAGNGGNGANGSGAGGFGGDGGEGGDARSVTNVAGTRALGGYGGAGGAGSAGASGNTGGIGGGGGAGGDGGLFAGNGGAGGAGGTGGNGGIGALGGAGGGGGHGGFAQVAERAPFGGMGGSAGAGGTGGMGGQGGDGGVGGNGGRGGLLFGNGGAGGSAGGGGSGGIGGEGAAGGIGGNGGGGSGQGFGGNGGDGGDGGAGGTGGDGGRSGFGGIGGTGGLLSSRSGINGAAVPGGAGGAGGTGGELGKGGAGGTGLSSGNRGIDGKAGGSGLSGQPGVSR; encoded by the coding sequence ATGTCGTTTCTGTCGGTGAGTCCGGAATTGTTGGCTGCGGCGGTGTCGGATTTGGCGGGTGCCGGTACGGCGTTGAATGCGGCGAATGTGGCGGCGGCCGGGCCGACGGCGGTGAGGCTGGCGGCCGGGGCCGACGAGGTGTCGGCCGCCGTCGCGGCGTTGTTCAACGGGTATGCGCAGGAATATCAGCGGGTGGGTGTTGAGCTCTCAGGCTGGTACGAGCTGTTTGCGCAGGGACTGGGTGCGGCGGTAGGGGCCTATGGCAGTGCCGAAGCGCTCAACGCATCGCCGTTGCAGGTGGTGGAGCAGAGTTTCTGGGGGGCGCTCAATGCGCCCACCCAGGCGTTGTTGGGTCGGCCGTTGATCGGTGATGGGGCGGACGGGGGGCCTGGGCAGGCCGGTGGGTCGGGCGGTTTGTTGTGGGGCAACGGAGGCAGGGGCGGCGATGGTCTGGCCGGGCAAGCCGGCGGCAATGGTGGTACCGCGGGACTGTTGGGCAACGGTGGCGCCGGAGGTCGTGGCGGAGACGGCGCGGCCGGCGGTCACGGCGGTACCGGAGGCTGGTTGTTCGGTCATGGTGGCGGGGGTGGGCACGGCGGTGATGCCGTTGCCAGCGTCAATGGTGGGCTGGCCGGTGCTGGGGGCAGGGGCGGCAATGCGGTGCTCTTTGGTGACGGCGGAGCCGGTGGGCAAGGCGGGCAGGGCCGCACCGGGGCCGATGGCGTCAACGCGGTAGCCACCACCACCGCAGCCACCGGCACCGCGGGCAGGGACGACACCCTGGCCGGTGCTAGCGAATGGACGGGTGGTGATGGCGGTCCTGGTGCGGACGGTGGCGCGTCTGCCACCGGAGGCGCCGGTGGAGTGGGTGGGGAGGCGCGGTCGGATTCGGGTGCTTCTGGCCTGGTTGCCGGGGGTGCTGGCGGAGATGGGGGCAATGGCGTCAACGGCGGTGCCGGCGGTCACGGCGGTGACGCACGTTCCTTCAGAGGAGTGGCGCAGGCGGGCAACGGCGGTAATGGGGCAAACGGCAGCGGCGCCGGAGGATTCGGCGGCGATGGCGGAGAAGGAGGCGACGCTAGGTCGGTCACTAACGTTGCCGGCACGCGGGCCTTGGGCGGATACGGCGGGGCAGGCGGGGCCGGGTCTGCCGGCGCATCTGGCAATACGGGGGGCATCGGCGGCGGGGGTGGTGCCGGCGGCGACGGGGGTCTGTTCGCAGGCAACGGCGGTGCCGGGGGTGCCGGTGGTACCGGCGGCAACGGCGGAATTGGTGCGCTGGGGGGCGCTGGTGGTGGCGGCGGTCATGGCGGGTTTGCTCAGGTTGCCGAGCGGGCCCCGTTCGGAGGGATGGGTGGTAGTGCGGGTGCCGGCGGCACGGGTGGGATGGGCGGCCAGGGGGGCGATGGCGGAGTTGGTGGTAACGGGGGCCGCGGCGGTCTGCTGTTCGGCAACGGCGGCGCCGGCGGCAGCGCCGGCGGCGGAGGTTCGGGCGGCATCGGAGGCGAAGGCGCCGCGGGTGGTATCGGCGGCAATGGCGGCGGGGGTAGTGGTCAAGGCTTCGGCGGTAATGGCGGCGATGGCGGCGATGGCGGCGCCGGGGGGACGGGCGGTGACGGCGGCCGTAGCGGGTTCGGAGGAATTGGTGGGACCGGGGGACTGTTGTCCAGCCGGTCGGGCATCAACGGTGCCGCAGTCCCGGGCGGTGCAGGTGGTGCTGGTGGCACCGGAGGCGAACTTGGTAAGGGCGGCGCCGGCGGGACGGGTTTGAGTTCCGGCAACCGCGGTATTGACGGCAAAGCGGGCGGGTCTGGGTTGTCGGGGCAGCCGGGGGTGAGCCGTTGA
- a CDS encoding ammonium transporter: protein MNIDPAATAWLLASTALVLLMTPGLAIFYGGMMRTTGVLNMIMMSFISIPLVTVTWLLVGYSLAFSDGGAGGFVGGLAHAGMSGIGPETLHGQVPELLYATFQLTFAIITAALVSGAIADRARFAAWMVFVLVWSVAVYAVIAHWVWAPTGWLAKLGVLDYAGGLVVEIVSGSSALALALVLGPRIGFKVEAMRPHNLPFVLLGVGLLWFGWFGFNAGSALAANGLASAIFLNTLVAGCLGMLGWLTVEQFRDGKPTTFGAASGVVAGLVAITPSCGTVNTFGAAVVGLVAGVVCSYAILVKFKLNYDDSLDVVGVHFVGGVVGVFLIGLFATAVMTGGPKGLFYGGGLGQLGKQSLGMVAVAIYAFAVSFVLGKLIDRFMGFRLSSADEKGGIDLSEHAETAYPEGVYGHQAPRRPSVGERDDSRSRSIDDEDER, encoded by the coding sequence GTGAATATCGACCCCGCGGCCACCGCCTGGTTGCTAGCCAGCACCGCGCTGGTACTACTCATGACCCCCGGCCTGGCAATTTTCTACGGCGGCATGATGCGCACCACCGGCGTGCTCAACATGATCATGATGAGCTTCATCTCCATCCCACTGGTCACGGTGACGTGGCTGCTGGTGGGCTACAGCCTGGCCTTTTCCGACGGCGGTGCGGGCGGTTTCGTCGGCGGGCTGGCGCATGCCGGCATGAGTGGAATCGGTCCCGAGACTTTGCACGGGCAGGTCCCGGAGCTGCTGTACGCCACTTTCCAATTGACCTTCGCCATCATCACCGCCGCTCTGGTCAGCGGCGCCATCGCCGACCGTGCCAGGTTCGCGGCCTGGATGGTGTTCGTGCTGGTGTGGTCGGTGGCGGTCTATGCCGTCATCGCGCACTGGGTCTGGGCGCCCACCGGGTGGCTCGCCAAGCTGGGAGTGCTCGACTACGCGGGCGGACTGGTGGTCGAAATCGTTTCGGGCTCGTCGGCTTTGGCATTGGCACTGGTGCTCGGGCCGCGCATCGGGTTCAAGGTCGAGGCCATGCGCCCGCACAACCTGCCCTTCGTCCTGCTCGGGGTGGGGCTGCTCTGGTTCGGCTGGTTCGGGTTCAACGCGGGCTCCGCGCTGGCCGCCAACGGGCTGGCTTCGGCGATCTTCCTCAACACCCTGGTGGCCGGCTGCCTGGGCATGCTGGGCTGGCTCACCGTCGAGCAGTTCCGCGACGGCAAGCCGACCACCTTCGGCGCCGCCTCGGGTGTGGTGGCCGGGCTGGTGGCGATCACGCCGTCGTGCGGGACGGTGAACACCTTCGGCGCCGCGGTGGTCGGATTGGTCGCCGGCGTCGTCTGCTCCTACGCGATCCTGGTCAAATTCAAGCTCAACTACGACGACTCCCTCGACGTGGTCGGGGTGCACTTCGTCGGCGGCGTGGTGGGCGTTTTCCTGATCGGGCTGTTCGCCACCGCGGTAATGACCGGTGGTCCCAAGGGTCTCTTCTACGGCGGCGGATTGGGCCAGCTCGGCAAGCAGTCCCTGGGCATGGTGGCGGTCGCCATCTATGCCTTCGCCGTAAGCTTCGTGCTGGGCAAGCTGATCGACCGCTTCATGGGCTTCCGGCTCAGCTCCGCGGACGAGAAGGGCGGGATCGACCTCAGCGAGCATGCCGAAACGGCTTATCCAGAAGGCGTTTACGGCCACCAGGCGCCTCGCCGTCCGTCCGTCGGTGAACGCGACGACTCCCGGTCACGGTCGATCGACGACGAGGACGAGCGTTAA
- a CDS encoding YdeI/OmpD-associated family protein, translated as MSGHQIPGGVVHEMPADLRQALVANSTALKLWKDITPLARNEFICWVEDAKQAATRERRIRRTQEELEEGKRRPCCWPGCKHRERNGR; from the coding sequence GTGAGCGGCCACCAAATACCCGGCGGCGTCGTGCACGAGATGCCGGCCGATCTTCGTCAGGCGCTGGTTGCGAACTCGACGGCTTTGAAGCTGTGGAAGGACATTACTCCGCTGGCGCGCAACGAGTTCATCTGCTGGGTCGAGGACGCCAAACAGGCGGCGACCCGCGAACGCCGCATCCGGCGGACGCAGGAAGAACTCGAGGAAGGCAAGCGCAGGCCCTGCTGCTGGCCGGGATGCAAACACCGCGAGCGCAACGGTAGGTAG